Part of the Bacteroidota bacterium genome is shown below.
GGCTTGTGCCGCCTGCGGCAGTTACCATTATCCACTCTTTACAGCCGCAGGTGGTGCAACTGGCGGTGCCTTTGGTAAATTGGCCTGTTAAAGCAGGTAGTGAAATTATTGCAGCGGTAGAACTTGCGGTGCAGCCTTTTGAATCAGTTACGGTTACTGTATAGTTGCCCGTAGTAAGCCCAGTGGCTGTTTGCGCGGTTTGTCCGTTATTCCAGAAATAGGTATAAGCTGCAGTACCATTTGTGGCTGTTATAGTGGCGCTACCCAATCCAGAACAGTTGGCATTTTGATTACTTATTAAGTTTAAACTTCCGGCACTTCCTGTGAGACTATAATAAATGGTATCTCTGTTGCATGTCGCATCAGTTACTTCTACCCAATAAGGGCCAGGACACAGGTTTGTTATAGTATTTGCAGCACTTGAACTGTTGATCGTATTATTACCATTACTCCATATGTAATTTAATGGCAGAGCTCCACAATTTGTTACGGTTACTGTTGCGGTGCCATCACAGGCACAGGACGATATATTAACCTGCGTAGATGTATAAGTAGGTAAAACGGGGGTAAATTTCAAAATGAAAGAATCGTCAAGTCCATTCGGTGTGTTATCGAAATACGCCGATCCTCCGGGATTAAACAATGGTAACGCTGTACCTGAAGTATAATTCAAAAATTCCCCAGCCAGAAATAAATTTCGATCATTATCAATTGTAAGAGAATAACGCAAATCTTCACCATTGCTTCCGATGTATGATGCCCATAATAGCTGCCCATTACTTGTAAATTTTGTAATGAATATATCGAATGGAGGAGGAGACCCTGTTCCTGCTCCAAAAATGCCATCAAAATAAGTTCCGCAACCAGGATTTAGTGTAGTAATGTCTGTAGATCTGGTGTCAAATGAAACATATAAATTACCACAATTATCCGTTTGAATATTGTCGAATGTTTCATAAAAGGCTCGGATTTCATCGTTGCTCCCTCCATAATAGGTGGCCCATTGACGAATGCCGGCATTATCGAATTTTAAAATAAAAACATCTTGTGTACCACCTAATGCACCATCAAAATAAGTTCCTGCATTTTGAGTTGGAAAATCCGAAGATTTTGTAACTCCCATTAAAAACATATTACCGGATACATCTATGGTAATGGAATGACCTTCATCACTATTACTTCCTCCATAGAAAGTCGCCCATTCCCTAATTCCGGCATTTGAAAACCTAAGAATAAATGCATCTCCAAATCCTCCTCCTCCAAATACAGCATCCAAATAGGCGCCAAGGAATGGTCCTGTTCCGGCCTGGATAGGAAAATCGGTTGAACTTGTAATTCCCGTTATATAAATATTTCCTGAAGCATTGGTTTTTATTGAATAGCCATTGTCAGCACCACTTCCTCCATAATAGGTAGCCCAATCGCAGTTACCGGTAGCTGAAAAACGAAGAACAAATCCATCCTGTGCTCCTCCTAATGCCGAATTAAAATAAGCGCCTCCCCATGACTGTACAGGAAAATCAATTGATCGGGTGCTCCCGGTAATATATATGTTCCCTAAAACATCACTATCTATTGAGTATCCATTATCAAAATTATTTCCACCGTATAAAGTGGCCCAATCCCTGGCTCCTGTATTGGAAAACCTAAGAATAAACACATCACTTCCTGATGAGCCTAAAACATTATCAAAATAAGCAGAACCCCATGCCTGGGCAGGAAAATCGAATGAAGCGCTATATCCGGCAACATAGATATTTCCTGAAATATCAATTTCTATAGATATTGCATAATCAGAGTTACTCCCTCCGTAATAAGTTGCCCAATTTAAAATTCCCGAATTCGAAAAGTTGACAATAAAAGCATCAGTTGGCGATCCTGATACTCCTTGGAAATATGCACTACCCGATGATTGTGTTGGAAAGTTTGTTGAAGTCGTGTACCCAGCAACATATATGTTTCCACTTGCATCACAATCCATACTCATTATACCATCTGCTGAGTTTCCACCAATAAGTGTACCCCAGGTTAATTGCGGATCAATTATTAATGTAGAAAGATGATTTAATGATGAAGTAATAAAGGAAAAGGTAATAGTAGTTTGGTAATAATCATCGCACTGTTTGGTACTTGTTAATTGAAACTTGCTTGCTACTTCCTGATCGGTTTCCTGGATATAACTATAAGGGGCATTTTCAGTTAGTGTACCTCTATCGGTTTTAAGTTTTATTTCACCATGGTTGTTTAATTTCAATTGGTTTAGTGATGAGTAAACAAGTTGTATCTGGTTAGGATCGGCCCCGGGATGAACAATAAAATCGTACTTAAATCCTTTATCACTGGAATTATATAATACCCAGTCTATTCCCGGATAAATTTTCCGGATGACAATTTTGTCAAATTGCTTTACTCCGTAAATACCTTCGGGACAATGCCCGTAGAAATAATTATAGTCGCTTGTAGAAGGATTTTCTTTACAGACATTTTCCTTTTTTATACTTGCGTCTTTCAGTTCCATATCCACCCGCTCCCATTTGAAAATGATATTTTCATCACTCTCCGTAAACATCTTTACTTTGTTTTCCCTTTCAGTTTGTTCGTCTTCCTTTTCTTCTGCCTGAAGAAAAGTATAGGTGATTCCCCTTTCGGTTATATACATATCCAGACCAGGTACTTCTGCTTTAAACAATACAAAAGGCACAGGATTCCCTTCCATGTCTGTCATTTGGCCTTTGTTTTCCAAAAATTTAACCGATTGATTCTGCATCCAATGCCGGATTTGTTCTTTAGAATCGGGCGTACCGGTTTTATTATTATTGGCGGCAAAAGCAAGCAAATTGCTTACAATAAAAAATATTGTATTAAAGAAATATGTTTTTACCCTAACGGGATGTGGCATATTTATTTTATTAAATTGCGCTATAATTTCCATGCATTATTTATTGACGATCAATTTTTGTTTATAAATAGAGTTATCGGATGTTGCGGAAATAATATAAACACCGGGTGAAAGTGTATTGGAAGGATCAATCGCTACAATATTTTCACTATGTTTCTCTAATACAATTATTTTTGATAAAATCTCCGCTAATTATGTTTTCCATCATAGTCAGTTTGCTTCAGCCGGTAGTAATTTATTCCTTTTAGCGGCTTCGAATCAATTAATTCATATTCCAATTTTGTTGTATTGTTACCGGCGCCCTTTATTGTTTGCACTAAGTCGTAATTTGAACCATTCCCCGAACGCTCAACGGTAAAATAATCATTATTAGTTTCTGTGGCTGTTGACCAGTTGAGTTTTACAAATGACTTTTCAGATACCGCGGTAAATCCAAGTAATTCAATTGGAAGCCAATTTACCTGTGAGATTGAAGCAAGGGCAAATGGACTAAAACTTGTAACCGCGGCACTTGAAACAACTGTACCGGAAGTGGTGCTGCCGGTTGTGCCGCCATTACCATAATCCTGCCACTTTGTTCCGTCCCACTTTGCAACAGTAAGGTCAGTCAATGAAGCTACATTACATAACGGCAGCGCTATTGTGTTC
Proteins encoded:
- a CDS encoding SBBP repeat-containing protein, whose product is MEIIAQFNKINMPHPVRVKTYFFNTIFFIVSNLLAFAANNNKTGTPDSKEQIRHWMQNQSVKFLENKGQMTDMEGNPVPFVLFKAEVPGLDMYITERGITYTFLQAEEKEDEQTERENKVKMFTESDENIIFKWERVDMELKDASIKKENVCKENPSTSDYNYFYGHCPEGIYGVKQFDKIVIRKIYPGIDWVLYNSSDKGFKYDFIVHPGADPNQIQLVYSSLNQLKLNNHGEIKLKTDRGTLTENAPYSYIQETDQEVASKFQLTSTKQCDDYYQTTITFSFITSSLNHLSTLIIDPQLTWGTLIGGNSADGIMSMDCDASGNIYVAGYTTSTNFPTQSSGSAYFQGVSGSPTDAFIVNFSNSGILNWATYYGGSNSDYAISIEIDISGNIYVAGYSASFDFPAQAWGSAYFDNVLGSSGSDVFILRFSNTGARDWATLYGGNNFDNGYSIDSDVLGNIYITGSTRSIDFPVQSWGGAYFNSALGGAQDGFVLRFSATGNCDWATYYGGSGADNGYSIKTNASGNIYITGITSSTDFPIQAGTGPFLGAYLDAVFGGGGFGDAFILRFSNAGIREWATFYGGSNSDEGHSITIDVSGNMFLMGVTKSSDFPTQNAGTYFDGALGGTQDVFILKFDNAGIRQWATYYGGSNDEIRAFYETFDNIQTDNCGNLYVSFDTRSTDITTLNPGCGTYFDGIFGAGTGSPPPFDIFITKFTSNGQLLWASYIGSNGEDLRYSLTIDNDRNLFLAGEFLNYTSGTALPLFNPGGSAYFDNTPNGLDDSFILKFTPVLPTYTSTQVNISSCACDGTATVTVTNCGALPLNYIWSNGNNTINSSSAANTITNLCPGPYWVEVTDATCNRDTIYYSLTGSAGSLNLISNQNANCSGLGSATITATNGTAAYTYFWNNGQTAQTATGLTTGNYTVTVTDSKGCTASSTAAIISLPALTGQFTKGTASCTTCGCKEWIMVTAAGGTSPYTYLWPDGSARRYKNQLCPGAYTINIKDKTGCNINIDLAVP
- a CDS encoding T9SS type A sorting domain-containing protein produces the protein MLSKIIVLEKHSENIVAIDPSNTLSPGVYIISATSDNSIYKQKLIVNK